The following coding sequences are from one Ovis canadensis isolate MfBH-ARS-UI-01 breed Bighorn chromosome 7, ARS-UI_OviCan_v2, whole genome shotgun sequence window:
- the LOC138444400 gene encoding adenosine 5'-monophosphoramidase HINT1 yields the protein MADEIAKAQVARPGGDTIFGKIIRKEIPAKIIYEDDQCLAFHDISPQAPTHFLVIPKKHISQISAAEDDDESLLGHLMIVGKKCAADLGLKKGYRMVVNEGSDGGQSVYHVHLHVLGGRQMNWPPG from the coding sequence atggcAGATGAGATCGCCAAGGCTCAGGTCGCCCGGCCTGGCGGCGACACGATCTTCGGGAAGATCATTCGCAAGGAAATCCCAGCCAAAATCATTTATGAGGATGACCAGTGTCTTGCTTTCCATGACATTTCCCCTCAAGCACCAACACATTTTCTGGTGATACCCAAGAAACATATATCCCAGATTTCTGCAGCAGAAGATGATGATGAAAGTCTTCTTGGGCATTTGATGATTGTTGGCAAGAAATGTGCTGCTGATCTGGGCCTGAAGAAGGGCTATCGAATGGTGGTGAATGAAGGTTCAGATGGGGGCCAGTCTGTCTATCATGTTCATCTCCATGTTCTTGGAGGTCGGCAGATGAACTGGCCTCCTGGTTAA